TCTCTTTTTATATGAGAAGAGTCTACCATATTTTTCTGCCTAGTGGACCATTTTTCAACTTTATTTCTTGTCCTATATTAGTATACACTATACAAGCTAGTGCTCATTCGTTAGCAGGAGGAGCAGTTGCAGAAAGAAAACATGTTCCAATGTTAACTTCTTCTTCAACAAATCCATTAGTTACAAATAGAAAAAAATATGTCTCTCGTGTATGTTTTATAGATCCTTACCAAGGAGCAGCAGCAGCTTTATTTGCATTTAATAATTTAAATGCTAGAAAGGCAGCGGTATTTATAGATGTTGAACAAGATTATAGTGTTGGTTTAGCTAATTTCTTTAAAAAGAAATTCCAAGAATTAGGTGGAGAATACTTTATCGAATTCTTTAAAACAGGTGACCAAGAATTTAGTGCTCAAATTACTGATGCTTTAAATAAAAACCCTGACGTATTATACATTGCTGGATATTATCCTGAGATATCATTATTTGCAAGACAAGCAAGAATGTTAGGATATAAAGGAGATATTTTAGCAGGTGATGGTGCAGAAGCTCCTGAATTAATAAAAATTGGTGGAGATGCTGTAG
The window above is part of the Marinitoga litoralis genome. Proteins encoded here:
- a CDS encoding ABC transporter substrate-binding protein, which gives rise to SFYMRRVYHIFLPSGPFFNFISCPILVYTIQASAHSLAGGAVAERKHVPMLTSSSTNPLVTNRKKYVSRVCFIDPYQGAAAALFAFNNLNARKAAVFIDVEQDYSVGLANFFKKKFQELGGEYFIEFFKTGDQEFSAQITDALNKNPDVLYIAGYYPEISLFARQARMLGYKGDILAGDGAEAPELIKIGGDAVEGLYYTTHFHPKGAATNMTKVFVEKYKEKFGEEPGALHALGFDAYLVLRKAIEMAGKADPEAIAKSLRQVKNFEGATGVITINKDGDAEKSVVIDMVKNGEFTYVTTVNPAE